The Fulvivirga maritima genome segment GCTCAGAATCACCGTAATATTTTGAGTTGCCATAGATTACATTTTCATCCAGAGGCACAACTTGAGAAAACTTGTCAATGTAAACATCTACATCTTCCGGGCTTTCCAGGGTTTGTTCAAAGGCCTCGCTTAATAATTGAGCAGCCTCATCTTTAGAAATTTTCTGATAACCTCTTTCTTCTGCTTGTTCTATTATGCTAAGCAGCACATTTTGGTTGATCTTAACGTACTTAGAAATTCTTTTAAGATCTTTCACCATTAAGCTTTTAGACTTAGGGTTATTAATCAGGTGCGTGTAATAATCATAAGGAGAAAATATCAGTAAGATAGTTTCTTGTGTAGCCTGCAGCAGTAGCGGCCTGAAGTTTTCCTGAGTGATAGCTATATTTCTTGAAAGGATATTCATAAACTCCTTTTGAGCTTCTTTTACTTCAGGTGCATCATAGTTAAAGTATGGACTTTGAATTTTACTTGTCTCTTTTCTCCAGGCGTTGAGCAGGTTTTTCATTACAAACAGATTGATCTGCCTGATTTCCTGGAGCTCTAATATTTGAGGGCCGGTAATGACATCGTGCTGTGAAAAATGCTCTTGCAGCAGCTGTTCACAAAACTCATTACTATATCTTTTTATACCCTCTTGGTTTAGAATGTTTTCCATACTCTTAAAAATCCCTTAATTTACATTTTGCCTTATAAAGTTAAGAAATATGCCTAAGATCGTCATCAAAAATCTTTTTGATAAGACCATAAGTGTTGTGGAAGGGGATAAATCGGTGTTGAAAATTATGCAAGAAGATTTTCAGGATTGGATGCATGCCTGTGGAGGAAAGGGCAGGTGCACTTCCTGTAAAATGATAGTGCTGGAGGGGATGCAAAACCTCTCTGAAGTGAATCAATTTGAAGATAGATATAAGGAAAAAGGGGCTCTAAAGGCCAATGAAAGGCTTGCTTGCCAGAGTATACTTGAGCAGGGTGAGATAACCATGGAGGTGCCGGATAGAAATAAATTGCCGCACTTAACTTATTCATATTAAGTGGATGAGCTAAAAATACACTTGAATTCTTAATTTTGAAGTATGTTTATAGAGCCCAACTTTGGAAAGACTAAAAGGACCGGATGGATAGAGGTTATTTGCGGATGTATGTTTTCAGGTAAAACCGAGGAATTGATCAGGCGGCTCAATAGATCCATAATCGCCCGGCAAAAAGTAGAAATTTTTAAACCTACCATAGATAAAAGGTATCATGATGAAGACGTAGTGTCTCATAATAGCACTTCTATACGGAGCACTCCGGTAGATTTTGCTAATGATATTATACTTATGGCAGGCAATAGCGATGTAGTAGGCATTGACGAAGCACAGTTTTTTGATCCTGAAATAGTA includes the following:
- a CDS encoding thymidine kinase, yielding MFIEPNFGKTKRTGWIEVICGCMFSGKTEELIRRLNRSIIARQKVEIFKPTIDKRYHDEDVVSHNSTSIRSTPVDFANDIILMAGNSDVVGIDEAQFFDPEIVNVCNTLANNGKRVIVAGLDMDFEGKPFGPMPNLLAIAEFVTKVHAICATTGELASYSFRLTDEQGKVLVGEKQEYEARSRASFFEGMKDKQNLK
- a CDS encoding 2Fe-2S iron-sulfur cluster-binding protein, whose protein sequence is MPKIVIKNLFDKTISVVEGDKSVLKIMQEDFQDWMHACGGKGRCTSCKMIVLEGMQNLSEVNQFEDRYKEKGALKANERLACQSILEQGEITMEVPDRNKLPHLTYSY